tatgtatgtgaagtgatgacagtgatgatgtaagtgtgtgtgttggggatgggggtgggggggcagaaaggctaggcaatcaaggacatgggtagatggaggagaatcACTAATGCAATACTGCCTACACACAGTCAAAGAaagtttttaaaagtaactttaTCGGATACAATTTTTGATTTGCAATATTCAAAATACATGTGTCCTTACCTACAGTAATTGAGACTGGTTGAGATGGGTCAGATGACAGTTGAGGAGTTGTAACTGTATAATAACAACTCAGTGACATTTGTGCAGGTGGCCTCACACCAGCCCAGTGGCTCAAATCCTTCCCTGTGCTCTGTAGCTGGCATGATGGCATTGGATTACCGAGAGGCTTTCCCCCCACTAAGAAGAAGCACTGAGACACAAGAGGGGACTGAGGTGTCAGACAGATCAGATGAACTGTATCTGTCTCACTGATGAGCTGAGGAGACACCTGGAGTTGTGGAGGTCCTGTGGGATGATAAGAAAGGCAGATTACAATGCAACACAAGACCTTGTTGCAGCAACTAATCTGAACCAGATCTGACTCTATTGTGGGCATCCATGTTAATCTCTCTACTTGAGCATATTCATGGCCTTGTGTTGCATGAGCATTAAGCGTTCACATTTTCTTACCTACAATGGTGACTGAAGTAGGGGGAGAATACCCTGATGCTTGTTTATTGAAATAATAGTGACACATCAATTCAATTTTTGCCATCCCACTTTGACCTGACCATGCAATCAAGTCATTTCCTGAGAGTGCCAATCTGCATGAATCAGAGCCCTTCCAGTCACAGTTTTGAAGTGTTGTGCAGAAATAACAATAAGACAAAGGAGACAGAGATGTCTCACAAGTCAGATTGACAGAGTCAGACTGTCGGATGTAAGCAGGGACCACTTTCACTTCAGGTGGTGGAATACCTAAATGCATAGGcacaaaatatgtgattaatagttgTTTATTATCTGATCTCAACAAAGGCAAACTTCAGTGACAAAGATTGGTAATCGCATGCTATTAGTGTATGCAAACTGACCTTGAGCTTGGGTGTGCTTAGTAGGACCTAGAAATCAACATAAAAAAGagaggtaacactttactttaggtttctacataagagtgacatgacactgtcataacgcTAACCCTAACTTATCATGACAAAAACagaatgacacttgacagagGCAAGTGACAGaaatgttatgtcataaacgtttacgacttgtttataatgtttatgacatgttcatgacagtgtcatgtcactcttatgtagataccttcaagtaaagtgtaacgaAAAGATATATAAGAGAAGCAGTTAGAGTGTGATGAACGATTGTGGAATAGTAAAAGCTAGTTTCATATTCAGCTTCAGATACACATCTCTGCATTCTAATCCAGACCTAAGAGCCAACCATCTTTCTTATTGTATTAATAATGAAACTGTGGCGACTGACATGGAGCCTTTGCCATGCCCCGCTAATTATCTTAAATACCTAAATATCGTAAATACCTAAACAATATACTGTGCATAACCGGATCTCTGTCTAATCAGTAAACTAGCAATACTGTTAAGCACATGCTATATATTAATAATTGTACACTGACCTTGAgctttggtgtactgactagaatTTAAGAATGTGGACAGttagatgtaccgcataacATAGTATGACCGCTGCATGGTCTTGCCACTTGCTAcacaagaaaataaaacacatttccCAAGTTTTCTCCATGCTCTACTTCTGCAACTCCTTGTAAAACTGCAAGTTACATTTCCCAAGtcctctccacctcctactCCTGTAACTCTTTGTAAACATCAAGTCTTACATGTTCTGCCCTTTTGTTTCTCAATGTTCAACAATGCATGCTAGACAAGAACATAACTGCTTGAACATCAAGTGTGAATCAATATAAACTTGTGTGTACTGGTTTCATAAGACAGACAGAATACTTTggtgacacacagacagagtatAATTTGGTGACAGCCAAATGCAGATCAGTATAAATGTTTCTGCGTGTATAAATCTTATATGTGAAAgtcagaatgtaataatctgcaaatctcgtaaACTCACATtaagttgcaaaaaggacatagacataTCAGATGTTGAAACCAGCAAATTTGACaatttaatggaaaatataagctcattttgaatttgatctcAAAAAAGTTGGTGCTGGGGCAACAAAAAGCTGGGAAAGTTGTGAAAAGGTAATGCAAACAAAAGCAGGAATATTTCATAGCTAATCAGGCTAACTGGCATACTATTGGATAttaaaaagagcatcccagagaagcAGAGTCTCTTGCCGGGGTGTTCATCTCTCGGTGAAATCTTCTGTGGGCAAACTTTATACGTTTTTTTGGGATTTCATCATCTAGATAATACTTAATATCAttcaaatattcagagaatccaaaATCCAGTACTTTGGGGACTGAAATGGCACTGGATTTCAAAACCTGCTACTGTAGAGAAAATTATTGTATAAAACTTGCCATATATATTTTCTATGAACACAGTTTGATGCCCCATACATGCAGGTTAAAACTCTACAATGCAACAAAGAAACCATATAAAGACATGATCCAGAAATGTCTCCGTCTTATCTGGGCCCAAGCTAGTTCATGgtggacagaggaaaagtggaaAAATGTGGAATTccttttggaaatcatggactctgcATCCTTCAGGCTACTGTAAAGAGAGAGCATCCTACTTGTTATTAGCACACTGTTCAAAAGTGAGCATCTATGATAGGCACTATTACATGCCCTTACTATGACGTGGGTAACTTGCACATCCGGGAAGGCACAATTAATGCTGAATGATGTAAACAGGTTTTTTCTTAACTGCTGTGTCGGGAGCCAAAAGTGGATTGCGGAACCATTCTGGGTGGGTCGCGTagcttgtggttaaaaaaaaaaaaaatgtttatgtggCCGGTCATATTACACATCATTTTAGCAGTAAACACAAGTAGGCTATGACCCTGAATATATGAAGTAGGATATGGTTTCACTTAAATTGAGACAAAATGGGACAGAAACCCCAGTGTGCGGTGTTCACTGAATTGCTGGCACATGAGGGAAAATGCCACATGGAAACAAAGCAACCCTGTCAAAGACAAACCTGTCgagtactttgaaaggtgacatcaggagttgaagacttcacaaataTAATGCCAAACaccagcatgttccaaacaagtaggcctacaggcacgtCACATGTCTTACCATGTAGCTCACCATATCTGTTGGCTTGATcactaaaaaaaatatatgggtcGTGACAAATGAATGTGGGAAACTGTGCTTCCCAAAGCAGGACAAGTTAAGAACAACTGTTTCAAACAACATGCTTCCATCAAAGACAGCTTTGAGGAGCATGAATATTttaggaaaataaataaaacaaacaaattgcaTTCTGCACATAATACAAAAGTACTGTACGGCTTCATAGCAGAAGAGTCCAGATTCTACAATGTGTGTCCGGAATATAATGCCCGGAATCGTAACAAACTTCTTTTATGACTACAGAACATATTTGTACTACTGTAAAAGTTTGTTTCTATTccgggcattattagtggggtaatttatgaGATACACCGTTGGTTCCGTTAGCGCCTGCTCGAAGCTATTATCCTGATAGCGCTAACTAGACCaatgttcgaccaagggaaaaagcTTTGGAGGGGGTTTTTGGCTCGAGGTcatgcaaaggaccctagggtgaaattactccgaaccattgCTTTAAGCGGCTGTGATCCTATATTGAGCAAGAAtgagacaacatttcattctcaaaactgcaGTAATTGATCTCCTCAATTCCCAAACATTCACAGACTGTTGTAACATGTAaaagaagaggtgaagcagcgtAGTGGTAAACATAGGCtacccctgtcccaactttgaGATATGTTGCTGGCATTTTATTGTCCCAAAGCTGTGGATCAGGCTGCTCTGAGGCCTTTGGTAAGCATGTTCAAGAAATTGGAATATTTGATGCATGTCAGGAAATAGATGGCCATTCTGTGTTAATCCGGTGTACCTTTCTAATTTTGTTCAACCTATTAATCCACATCTAAGAGCCAGCAAACTCGTTAAAATTAAAGTATAAGCACAAACAAAAGCATTCACACGGTCAAACCGATTAGTTATTTTAATTTACCAAAGCTCAGTTTCATATTGTAATGGGGATCAATAAGATTCAGATCGGTGATGAAAGATTCAAATGTATCGTAGGCTATGCTAATTATAAACTGAACACAACTTATAAAGAATGGCATTGTATTACTCACAAGCAAGGAGCATAGTAGTCACAACAGAAAGGGCGAAGTAAAACAATTCCATCGGTTCCACATCTATGAAGCAACAGAAATACTAATGTCCACCATGTACTACTAGTACAATGAAGTAGTTTAAGGGTGGGACACAGGAACACTAGACCTTTCTCTGACATGTGACATGACATGTCACTTCTGACACTGCtgacgtaaaaaaaaaaaaaaaaaaaaaaatatatatatataatcactTCCTAAAATATGTAAAGGGTTCAAATGtctttgagaaacagagatattGGCATATGACTATGGGTAAATAAAGTAAAAAATG
The Alosa sapidissima isolate fAloSap1 chromosome 14, fAloSap1.pri, whole genome shotgun sequence DNA segment above includes these coding regions:
- the LOC121681579 gene encoding uncharacterized protein LOC121681579 isoform X2 encodes the protein MELFYFALSVVTTMLLACPTKHTQAQGIPPPEVKVVPAYIRQSDSVNLTCETSLSPLSYCYFCTTLQNCDWKGSDSCRLALSGNDLIAWSGQSGMAKIELMCHYYFNKQASGYSPPTSVTIVGPPQLQVSPQLISETDTVHLICLTPQSPLVSQCFFLVGGKPLGNPMPSCQLQSTGKDLSHWAGVRPPAQMSLSCYYTVTTPQLSSDPSQPVSITVDSGRSWTTVIVIVAVIMFVGGLVASFLCMKTRRCAFKRPRVDDPHVSHGNLSMGSRSTTTAPGVMGDMAMASKDMAMPSTAAAASEMTVGLDPDYDSAVHPVYSSIPDISIVADQEDCASSVEHVYSQLESTQDNSIYNVLQNT
- the LOC121681579 gene encoding uncharacterized protein LOC121681579 isoform X1 yields the protein MELFYFALSVVTTMLLACPTKHTQAQGIPPPEVKVVPAYIRQSDSVNLTCETSLSPLSYCYFCTTLQNCDWKGSDSCRLALSGNDLIAWSGQSGMAKIELMCHYYFNKQASGYSPPTSVTIVGPPQLQVSPQLISETDTVHLICLTPQSPLVSQCFFLVGGKPLGNPMPSCQLQSTGKDLSHWAGVRPPAQMSLSCYYTVTTPQLSSDPSQPVSITVDSGRSWTTVIVIVAVIMFVGGLVASFLCMKTRRCAFKRPRVDDPHVSHGNLSMGSRSTTTAPGVMGDMAMASKDMAMPSTAAAASEMTVGLDPDYDSVYHVYSSIPDVPNSSNHEESPYSLIPEYTHLQSTQEENDIYSVVEID